The Methanosphaera sp. WGK6 genomic sequence TATATTTATTTATAGTTAATATTAAATTATTTTGTATTTTTTCTTATTTTATAAGGATATATTATGTATATTCTAACATTATTATTAATAAGATAACAAACAAATATAATTAATATAGAATATGAGAAGCATGATGTTTAAGAAAATATTTTTTTTTCTTTATATTGGATCATGAATATTATGAAAATTATTTGATTATTATATTTAAGACTCACAAGTTAAGATATGATTATTTGATGGAATAATCTATGCTTTTTATGTTACAATATTTAAAATTGTAATTTTCTATTCAACAAGTTATAAAGGTAATATTATGTTATACTTAAATGAAGAATTATGTAAAGGATGCTATATTTGTGTTGACATTTGTCCATGTGGTGTATATACTCCTTCAGAAGAATTAAATTATAAAGGAATATGTATACCTATACCAGATAACACAAAATGTGTAAAATGTCAACTATGTACTTTAATGTGTCCTGATCAAGCAATTACTATAGAGGATGATGATTAATATGGCTGATAAAGAATATTTTGTACAAGGAAATGAAGCTTGTGCTCTAGGAGCATTAGCTGCTGGATGCCGATTTTTTGCAGGATATCCTATTACCCCATCAACTGAAATTGCTGAAATAATGTCTAAAAAATTACCTACATTGGGAGGTCATTTTATTCAAATGGAGGATGAAATCTCAGCTATAGGTGCAATAATAGGGGCAGCATGGGGAGGACAAAAAGTTGTTACTGCAACAAGTGGTCCTGGAATTTCTTTAATGCAAGAGAATATTGGATATGCTGCAATGACTGAAACACCCATTGTAATTA encodes the following:
- a CDS encoding ferredoxin family protein, with amino-acid sequence MLYLNEELCKGCYICVDICPCGVYTPSEELNYKGICIPIPDNTKCVKCQLCTLMCPDQAITIEDDD